Part of the Terrisporobacter glycolicus ATCC 14880 = DSM 1288 genome is shown below.
TACTTTTTCCATATCTTGTTCTCTTAGGGCATAAGGATTGCTTTCATCTCCAACAACTGGCTCAATTGATGTTAATTCAAATCCTTCATCAGCAAAATGAAGTACATCCTCAGAAAAATCTAAGTTATCTCTAGTGAATGTTCCTCTTATATAATAGTATTTATCCTTAGGTCTTTTTTCTACTAACTTTTTAAATTTAGGCATTATAACATCATAACTTCCTTTATCATTAACTGTTGGTCTCATGTTATCATTTACTTCTTTTCTTCCATCTAAACTTAATACTGCATTATGCATATGTTCATTTATATAGTCAATTTTATCATCATCTAATAATATTCCATTAGTAGTTATCGTAAATCTTATGTTTTTATTATTTTCTTTTTCAACTTTTCTACCATAGGTTACTAATTGCTTAACTACTTCAAAGTTCATTAGTGGCTCTCCACCAAAGAAGTCTATTTCTAAATTTCTTCTATTTCCTGAATTAGCTATAAGATAATCAATTGCCTTTTTACCTATTTCAAAACTCATCATTTCTTTTTCTCCACCAAAGTCACCTTGTGAAGCAAAACAGTATTTACATTTTAAATTACAGTCATGTGAAACGTGTAGACATAATGCTTTAACTACTTTTTTTCTATTCACAAAACTTGGGTGAGTTTCATATGTATCTTCAGTAAATAAAAGACCCTCTTCTTTTAACGATTTTATTTCCTCATAAGCTTCTTCTATTTGCTCTCTAGTATAATCTTTATTTAAAGATTCTACTATTTCTTCCATAGATTTTTCTTCAAATAAATCTACAAGATTATACGCAACATCATCTAGTACATGAACACTACCTCCATTCACATCTAAAACAATATTGTATCCATCCATGGAAAATTTATGTATCATACTCATAATATGTCCTCCTAATTTTTAATACTCTTATTATATACCCTAAACAAAATATGTGTAAATTTTTTGTAAAAATAATTTATATGCAAACAAAGTGAGGGTATTATTTGTAATACCCTCACTTTTAAAATAATTTTGTTTAATTATCTTTCACACTCTTGGTTTGCAACTGTACAAGAAGTTTTACAAGCAGATTGACAAGATGTTTGACATTCTCCACATCCACCTTTAGCTGCACTTTCTTTTAATGTAGCATTTGATAAAGTTTTTATATGTTTTTTAGCCATTTTTACTACCTCCTGTTTCTAATTAACTGCTACTAATTATATCATAATTCTGTATAATTTGGAACTTATTTGAAGTTAACACCTAATACTCCGCCTATTCCTCCTGCTACTGAA
Proteins encoded:
- the scfB gene encoding thioether cross-link-forming SCIFF peptide maturase gives rise to the protein MSMIHKFSMDGYNIVLDVNGGSVHVLDDVAYNLVDLFEEKSMEEIVESLNKDYTREQIEEAYEEIKSLKEEGLLFTEDTYETHPSFVNRKKVVKALCLHVSHDCNLKCKYCFASQGDFGGEKEMMSFEIGKKAIDYLIANSGNRRNLEIDFFGGEPLMNFEVVKQLVTYGRKVEKENNKNIRFTITTNGILLDDDKIDYINEHMHNAVLSLDGRKEVNDNMRPTVNDKGSYDVIMPKFKKLVEKRPKDKYYYIRGTFTRDNLDFSEDVLHFADEGFELTSIEPVVGDESNPYALREQDMEKVFYEYEKLAKEYAKRKLNGDDFTFFHFVIDLNQGPCVIKRITGCGAGNEYLSVTPNGDIYPCHQFVGNDDFKLANIMDEEIVIPKEISNMFRDSHVYSKEDCKKCWNKFYCSGGCHANAINFNNDIRKPYELGCEMQKKRTECSIMIQAKLMLEGE
- the scfA gene encoding six-cysteine ranthipeptide SCIFF encodes the protein MAKKHIKTLSNATLKESAAKGGCGECQTSCQSACKTSCTVANQECER